A stretch of the Malus sylvestris chromosome 10, drMalSylv7.2, whole genome shotgun sequence genome encodes the following:
- the LOC126585092 gene encoding RPM1 interacting protein 13-like isoform X2 yields the protein MNLGPIYISSDDELGRNDLDEEDNFDWVSELLESVDKVTDDDDSDDVVVISEVNSKPRQKSSKRTVADDDDDCVVLDGDPDKPVSVVEDSGSGSDELLVVGETGQVACRDYPHPRHLCAKFPFKTTRHENHCDLCHCYVCELLAPCVHWSTGGSNFNHCHATDKEETWRIQRKKFKTPKIAPLPALNNLSPTKHSPVPPHNIIQLAPNSISQNQLSRPATIHHCTSAGRTVPSIRSHQSEYLFPKNQLQPCSVSKQLLGARTNVVGRNRGQSIGHLGPISSHSTFKRVGALGVSLPMNRTTFVSSNNSSCTTPSVYGRSSTPMATSNDRNPLRLQGVHSSVHQSASQLMTTSVGNTVPSQPQTYSQAIPQSIYSQTFQQQGNQSQNDSQIFCEHGIPSPDSSQGVYQYGNQSQNYSQKFSPQGNLGVSVTDLDFTNSDWVNNSSPNIQQPPVQQPPIQQQPPLQQPQFQQPSPIQQQPPIEISEIQSTEPVYGLGAVNERSNKVANFSGLDEFESWLMETQCGPAESNDPMASHLNIMSPEPSLIDSLMFDFEPPWNGLAQV from the exons ATGAATTTGGGTCCAATCTACATAAGCTCCGACGACGAACTGGGGCGGAACGACCTGGATGAGGAGGACAACTTTGATTGGGTATCGGAGCTTTTGGAATCCGTCGACAAGGTAACCGATGACGATGATTCCGATGACGTTGTGGTGATTAGTGAGGTCAACTCCAAGCCTAGGCAAAAGTCTTCGAAACGGACGGTGGCGGATGATGACGATGATTGTGTGGTCTTGGACGGCGACCCGGATAAGCCGGTTTCGGTGGTGGAGGATTCGGGTAGCGGCTCCGACGAGTTGCTTGTGGTTGGGGAAACGGGCCAG GTAGCATGTAGAGACTACCCTCATCCACGACATCTTTGTGCCAAATTCCCTTTCAAAACTACCCGGCACGAGAACCACTGTGATCTT TGTCATTGTTATGTCTGTGAGTTGCTGGCACCATGTGTACATTGGAGCACCGGAGGCTCCAACTTTAATCATTGTCATGCCACGGATAAAGAAGAGACATGGAGAATACAGAGAAAAAAATTCAAGACACCGAAAATTGCACCATTACCAGCTTTAAACAATCTGTCACCGACTAAACACAGTCCAGTTCCACCACACAATATTATTCAGTTGGCACCTAACTCTATATCACAGAATCAGCTCTCAAGGCCAGCTACAATTCACCATTGTACCTCAGCTGGTCGTACCGTGCCTAGTATCAGAAGCCACCAATCAGAATATCTTTTCCCTAAGAACCAACTCCAACCATGTTCAGTTTCTAAGCAGTTGCTTGGTGCACGCACTAATGTTGTTGGGAGGAACAGAGGTCAAAGTATTGGTCATTTAGGCCCCATCTCTTCTCATTCGACATTCAAAAGAGTAGGAGCTCTTGGGGTCTCCTTGCCAATGAACCGAACCACATTTGTTTCGTCAAATAACAGTAGTTGTACCACTCCATCAGTATACGGCAGAAGTTCCACTCCCATGGCAACATCAAATGACAGAAACCCCTTGAGGTTGCAGGGTGTTCATTCTAGTGTGCATCAAAGCGCCTCCCAGCTCATGACCACTTCCGTTGGAAATACAGTGCCCTCCCAACCCCAAACTTATAGTCAGGCCATTCCCCAATCAATTTATAGCCAAACTTTTCAACAGCAAGGGAATCAAAGTCAAAATGATAGCCAAATTTTTTGTGAGCACGGGATTCCAAGTCCGGATTCCAGTCAAGGTGTATATCAGTATGGGAATCAGAGTCAGAATTATAGCCAGAAATTTAGTCCGCAAGGTAATTTAGGTGTGAGTGTCACAGATTTGGATTTTACGAATTCTGATTGGGTAAACAATTCCAGTCCAAACATTCAGCAGCCTCCTGTTCAGCAGCCTCCAATTCAGCAACAGCCTCCGCTTCAGCAACCTCAGTTTCAGCAGCCATCTCCTATCCAGCAACAGCCTCCAATTGAAATATCTGAAATTCAAAGCACCGAGCCTGTATATGGGCTAGGTGCTGTCAATGAGCGGTCTAACAAAGTCGCTAATTTCAGTggtttggatgaatttgaaagCTGGCTTATGGAAACCCAGTGTGGTCCGGCAGAATCAAATGATCCGATGGCATCTCATCTGAATATCATGTCTCCCGAGCCCAGTCTCATAGACTCGCTCATGTTTGATTTTGAACCCCCCTGGAATGGTCTTGCGCAGGTTTAG
- the LOC126585095 gene encoding uncharacterized protein LOC126585095, with translation MALLMEKGSQPQTESEKADLDAIAALKESAAIELKEKGNECVKKGKKHFAEAIDCYTRAINQQALSDSDTSILFSNRAHVNLLLGNYRRALTDAEEAIKLCPTNLKALYRAAKASFSLNLLSESTSHCENGLKHDPANEELRKLLRQIESKKMEHEQREAQVSKAIAEAKDLVSAIEGRGMKLGKAMYRELTGLRKPVLDKNNMLHWPVLLLYAEVMSSDFIEDFCETDMLSAHLDMMFSDSCPPLSWDQEHNYTRDAIELYYEAGSGVSLSKTEILHCLLEGTPASNVESINGEQKDANENSNGGSSAGKGSSKWVKVNEKRTLHDVLKEPNFIVPGIPVFYVVSKRSSFHKEFKAGNWAPPS, from the exons ATGGCGCTGCTGATGGAAAAGGGGTCCCAACCCCAAACCGAAAGCGAAAAGGCCGACCTTGACGCCATCGCCGCCCTCAAAGAAAGCGCTGCCATTGAACTcaag GAAAAGGGAAACGAGTGTGTGAAAAAGGGTAAAAAGCATTTCGCTGAAGCCATAGATTGCTACACGAGGGCAATCAATCAGCAAGCTTTGAGCGATTCCGACACCTCAATTCTCTTTTCGAATCGAGCCCATGTCAATCTTTTGCTCGGTAACTACAGGCGCGCTCTTACTGATGCCGAGGAAGCAATCAAGCTCTGCCCCACTAATCTCAAG GCTTTGTACCGTGCTGCGAAAGCGTCTTTTTCGTTGAATTTGTTGTCTGAATCGACATCACATTGCGAAAACGGGCTTAAACATGACCCGGCTAACGAGGAGCTGAGGAAGCTGTTGAGGCAGATTGAGTCGAAGAAAATGGAACATGAGCAGCGTGAGGCTCAAGTCTCCAAGGCTATCGCAGAGGCTAAG GACCTTGTTTCCGCGATTGAAGGTCGAGGCATGAAGCTTGGGAAGGCAATGTATCGAGAACTTACCGGATTACGAAAGCCTGTACTAGACAAGAATAACATGCTTCATTGGCCAGTTCTTCTGCTGTATGCAGAGGTTATGTCCAGTGACTTCATTGAGGATTTCTGTGAGACCGACATGTTGTCAGCTCATCTCGACATGAT GTTTTCAGATAGCTGCCCGCCTTTGTCATGGGATCAGGAACACAATTACACTCGTGATGCTATTGAGTTATACTACGAA GCTGGTTCAGGAGTTTCTCTGTCGAAGACAGAGATCCTTCATTGTCTCCTAGAGGGCACTCCAGCTTCTAATGTGGAAAGCATCAATGGCGAGCAAAAGGATGCCAATGAGAATTCTAATGGTGGCAGCTCAGCAG GAAAAGGTTCCTCTAAATGGGTCAAAGTAAACGAAAAGAGAACACTTCACGACGTTCTGAAAGAACCTAACTTCATCGTTCCAGGGATACCAG TGTTTTATGTTGTTTCTAAACGCTCCAGCTTCCATAAAGAGTTCAAAGCCGGGAACTGGGCTCCTCCATCTTGA
- the LOC126585094 gene encoding alcohol dehydrogenase class-3: protein MATQGQVITCKAAVAWEPNKPLVIEDVQVAPPQAGEVRVKILYTALCHTDAYTWGGKDPEGLFPCILGHEAAGIVESVGEGVTEVQPGDHVIPCYQAECGECKFCKSGKTNLCGKVRAATGVGVMMSDRKSRFSVNGKPIYHFMGTSTFSQYTVVHDVSVAKIDPKAPLEKVCLLGCGVPTGLGAVWNTAKVEARSTVAIFGLGTVGLAVAEGAKTAGASRIIGIDIDSKKFDTAKNFGVTEFVNPKDHEKPIQQVLVDLTDGGVDYSFECIGNVSVMRAALECCHKGWGTSVIVGVAASGQEISTRPFQLVTGRVWKGTAFGGFKSRSQVPWLVEKYLKKEIKVDEYITHTLTLGEINKAFDLMHEGGCLRCVLSTDA from the exons ATGGCTACCCAAGGTCAAGTCATCACCTGCaaag CGGCGGTGGCCTGGGAACCCAACAAGCCGTTGGTGATCGAAGACGTGCAGGTGGCTCCGCCGCAGGCTGGAGAGGTCCGGGTCAAGATTCTGTACACCGCTCTCTGCCACACCGACGCTTATACCTGGGGCGGCAAG GATCCTGAAGGTCTCTTCCCTTGTATTCTTGGTCACGAGGCTGCAGG GATTGTTGAGAGCGTTGGTGAAGGTGTTACTGAAGTTCAGCCAGGAGACCATGTCATCCCTTGTTACCAGGCAGAATGCGGAGAATGCAAGTTTTGCAAATCAGGGAAGACAAATCTCTGTGGAAAAGTACGTGCTGCCACTGGAGTTGGAGTCATGATGAGTGATCGCAAGAGCCGTTTCTCTGTAAACGGAAAACCTATCTATCATTTTATGGGAACATCAACATTTAGCCAGTACACAGTTGTTCATGATGTTAGTGTTGCAAAGATAGATCCAAAAGCTCCGTTGGAGAAAGTATGCCTTCTTGGATGTGGTGTTCCTACTG GTCTTGGAGCTGTTTGGaacacggcaaaggtggaagcGAGATCAACTGTTGCTATTTTTGGCCTTGGGACTGTTGGTCTTGCT GTTGCAGAAGGTGCCAAAACAGCTGGTGCATCGCGAATCATTGGCATTGATATTGACAGCAAAAAGTTTGATACAG CAAAGAACTTTGGAGTTACTGAATTTGTGAATCCAAAGGATCACGAGAAGCCAATCCAACAAGTCCTTGTTGATCTCACTGATGGTGGTGTTGACTACAGTTTTGAGTGCATTGGAAATGTCTCCGTGATGAGGGCTGCCTTGGAGTGCTGCCACAAG GGCTGGGGGACATCTGTTATTGTTGGTGTTGCGGCATCAGGGCAGGAGATCTCTACTCGTCCTTTTCAGTTGGTAACTGGTCGTGTCTGGAAGGGAACAGCCTTTGGTGGTTTCAAGAGTCGCTCGCAGGTGCCATGGCTTGTAGAGAAGTACTTGAAGAAG GAAATCAAAGTTGATGAATACATCACCCACACTTTGACTCTTGGTGAGATCAACAAAGCATTTGATCTGATGCACGAAGGGGGATGCCTCCGGTGTGTGCTTTCTACCGATGCATGA